In Geminocystis sp. NIES-3708, a single window of DNA contains:
- a CDS encoding DNA adenine methylase, whose protein sequence is MKKTTPVINKAKPFLKWAGGKNQLLNTIRNFYPESLKKNQCSCYIEPFIGGGAVFFDIVQNYQLKYSYLSDINPEIVITYKVIQKSVDLLIEKIAELSEQYQSLNLEKQKEFFYQIREIYNQDRKDFNYTDFSDGWIKRSAMLIFMNKTCFNGLFRTNKSGEFNVPHGEYKNPTILDQENLINVSTLLQNSDIELADFSQSINAIKDNSFMYLDPPYRPLNKTSNFTSYSTSVFNDFEQQRLAEFYKKLNCNYKIYLMLSNSDPKNENPLDNFFDELYQQFNIHRVSATRMINSKGSQRGNINELLITNY, encoded by the coding sequence ATGAAAAAAACTACACCAGTTATTAATAAAGCTAAACCTTTTTTAAAATGGGCTGGAGGCAAAAACCAGTTATTAAATACGATTAGAAATTTTTATCCTGAATCTTTGAAAAAAAACCAGTGTTCTTGTTATATTGAACCATTTATTGGAGGAGGAGCGGTTTTTTTTGATATAGTGCAAAACTATCAATTAAAATATAGTTATTTATCGGATATTAATCCTGAAATTGTTATAACTTATAAAGTGATTCAGAAGTCAGTGGATTTATTAATAGAAAAAATAGCTGAATTATCTGAACAATATCAGTCTTTAAATTTAGAAAAACAAAAGGAATTTTTTTATCAAATTAGAGAAATTTATAACCAAGATAGAAAAGATTTTAATTATACTGATTTTTCGGATGGGTGGATTAAACGTTCTGCAATGTTAATCTTTATGAATAAAACTTGTTTTAATGGTTTATTTAGAACTAATAAAAGTGGAGAGTTTAACGTGCCTCACGGAGAGTATAAAAACCCCACTATTCTTGATCAAGAAAACCTTATTAATGTTTCTACTTTATTGCAAAATAGTGATATTGAATTAGCTGATTTTTCTCAGAGTATTAATGCTATTAAAGATAATTCTTTTATGTATTTAGATCCACCTTATCGTCCTTTAAATAAAACATCTAATTTTACATCTTATTCTACTTCTGTATTTAATGATTTTGAACAACAACGATTAGCTGAATTTTACAAAAAATTAAATTGTAATTACAAGATATATTTAATGTTAAGTAATTCAGATCCTAAAAATGAAAATCCATTAGATAATTTCTTTGATGAACTTTATCAGCAATTTAATATACATAGAGTTTCCGCTACTAGAATGATTAATAGTAAGGGAAGTCAACGGGGTAATATTAATGAATTGCTAATTACAAATTATTAG
- a CDS encoding bifunctional 2-polyprenyl-6-hydroxyphenol methylase/3-demethylubiquinol 3-O-methyltransferase UbiG — protein sequence MNQEFDYGWKSENSSHSHNYYLPAILSMLPSPISPRGEKLKVLDLGCGNGSLTSKIAEKGFDVTGIEESESGVKIASQNYPNCSFFVGSVYELKYKEQSLENAFDIIISSDVIEHLFFPRKLIEAAKICLKPQGKLLVTTPYHGYWKNLALAMSGKLDQHFTVLWDGGHIKFFSVKTLTELLKEEGFTDIQFNFVGRLPYLWKGMLSIATINK from the coding sequence ATGAATCAAGAATTTGATTATGGTTGGAAAAGCGAGAATTCTTCTCATTCCCATAATTATTATCTTCCAGCAATCTTGTCAATGTTACCCTCTCCTATTTCACCCAGAGGGGAAAAATTAAAAGTCTTGGATTTAGGTTGTGGAAATGGCTCTCTCACTTCCAAGATTGCAGAAAAAGGATTCGATGTTACAGGTATTGAAGAATCAGAATCAGGAGTAAAAATAGCTAGTCAAAACTACCCGAATTGTAGTTTTTTTGTGGGTAGTGTATATGAATTAAAATATAAAGAACAGTCATTAGAAAATGCTTTTGATATTATCATTTCTTCAGATGTGATTGAGCATTTATTTTTTCCTCGAAAGTTAATTGAAGCAGCAAAAATATGTTTAAAACCTCAAGGAAAACTTTTAGTTACAACTCCATATCATGGATATTGGAAAAATTTAGCTTTAGCTATGTCAGGAAAATTAGATCAGCATTTTACAGTTTTGTGGGATGGAGGACATATAAAATTTTTCTCAGTCAAAACTTTAACAGAATTATTGAAAGAAGAAGGATTTACAGATATTCAATTTAATTTTGTCGGCAGATTACCCTATTTATGGAAAGGAATGTTAAGTATTGCTACTATTAATAAGTAA
- the prs gene encoding ribose-phosphate diphosphokinase, with the protein MSILVNNSEIKTFNFPAGECHVTLLPEIVTPKTMIKGVLNSSNDIMALLLTVDAIRRILPDVSLELIIPYFPYARQDRVCNQGEALSVKVMADLINSLRCDRIIIIDPHSDVTPALLNNCQIITQADILNESYLKEKLLRDNWILIAPDAGAEKKTFAVAKRLGLSDVFCGSKIRDTKTGKILTTTFHDDVKRRKVLIVDDICDGGKTFIELAKVLQKKEAQEIALYVTHGIFSKGLKPLHPYFSQIYCYHTMLSLEEQDSSFLTIFSNYSQMAKD; encoded by the coding sequence ATGTCCATATTAGTTAATAATTCAGAAATTAAAACCTTTAATTTTCCTGCAGGAGAATGTCATGTTACTTTATTACCTGAAATAGTTACGCCAAAAACTATGATTAAAGGTGTTTTAAACAGTAGTAATGATATTATGGCTTTATTGCTTACCGTAGATGCTATTCGCCGTATTTTACCCGATGTCAGTCTTGAGTTAATTATTCCTTATTTTCCTTACGCTAGACAAGATCGAGTTTGTAATCAAGGAGAAGCTCTAAGTGTAAAAGTTATGGCGGACTTGATTAATAGTTTAAGATGCGATCGCATCATCATTATTGATCCTCATTCTGATGTAACTCCTGCTTTATTAAATAATTGTCAAATTATCACCCAAGCAGATATTTTAAATGAAAGTTATTTGAAAGAGAAACTTTTAAGAGATAACTGGATATTAATTGCCCCAGATGCAGGTGCAGAAAAGAAAACCTTTGCAGTGGCGAAACGTCTTGGTTTATCAGATGTTTTTTGTGGAAGTAAAATCCGTGATACCAAAACAGGTAAAATTCTGACGACTACTTTTCATGATGATGTCAAAAGACGAAAAGTTTTGATAGTGGACGATATTTGTGACGGTGGTAAAACTTTTATTGAATTAGCAAAAGTACTTCAAAAAAAAGAAGCTCAAGAAATCGCTCTTTATGTTACTCACGGTATTTTTTCTAAAGGTTTAAAACCATTACATCCTTATTTTAGTCAAATTTATTGTTATCACACTATGTTATCTCTTGAAGAACAAGATAGTAGTTTTCTGACTATATTCTCTAATTATTCTCAAATGGCGAAAGATTAG
- a CDS encoding DUF1176 domain-containing protein — MLILLLIFGCQKQVKESKELTSISIEKKQEILEIIYKQPNINLCNQQQDKDLSKESANILILNNEQYLVEILCFLGAYQSNYQYLLLDKNLKKIEVINFDTFENSTDNLKLININTLTGTTEFDPLTQILVLETKTRGLGDCGSFAKYQWKNNQFELQEYRYKANCDEVYISPENYPLIYP; from the coding sequence TTGTTAATTTTATTGTTGATTTTTGGTTGTCAAAAACAAGTTAAAGAATCAAAAGAATTAACATCTATTTCCATCGAAAAAAAACAAGAAATTCTTGAAATTATTTATAAGCAACCAAATATAAATCTTTGTAATCAACAGCAGGATAAAGATTTATCGAAAGAATCAGCTAATATATTAATTTTGAACAATGAACAATATTTAGTTGAAATTTTATGTTTTTTAGGTGCATATCAAAGCAATTATCAATACCTTTTATTGGATAAAAATTTAAAAAAAATAGAAGTCATTAATTTTGATACTTTTGAAAATAGTACTGATAATTTAAAATTAATTAATATTAATACATTAACTGGTACAACAGAATTTGATCCTTTAACTCAAATTTTAGTCCTAGAAACAAAAACCAGAGGCTTAGGAGATTGTGGTAGTTTTGCCAAGTATCAATGGAAAAATAACCAATTTGAATTGCAAGAATATCGTTATAAAGCTAATTGTGATGAGGTTTATATCTCGCCAGAAAATTATCCTTTGATTTATCCGTAA